A part of Candidatus Electrothrix aestuarii genomic DNA contains:
- the rimK gene encoding 30S ribosomal protein S6--L-glutamate ligase — protein MASLDQAKTIIGCEEWCAFPELMIPALKARIDSGAKTSSIHAFNIQPFKRHGQSWVSFEVHPIQNNRRIVIRCERPVVDRRSVKSSSGLAETRYVIAATMKLGEEVWEIELTLANRDSMGYRMLLGREAMGKRLIIDPSQRFCLGRISPKRVLALYEKAEPKKSGLKIALVASNIDLYSNQRILEAGEERGHEMEFLDIKQCYMKLDAKEPEVHYRGGKSLNDLDAVVTRIKPSMTFYGCALARQFESMQVYTVNSSDSIAQSRDKLFSLQLMLKSGVDIPTTGFANSPMDTKDLIEMVGGAPLIVKLLEGTQGRGVVLAETRKAAESVINAFKALRANLLVQEFIKEAGGKDLRCFVIDGKVVASIQRTAAPGEFRANLHQGGSANVVKITPAERKLAVTAAKVLGLTFAGVDIIRSENGPLLLEVNSSPGLEGIETATGKDVAGMMIASIEKKLGWKRELATATATAATPPAPPPPTDEA, from the coding sequence TTGGCATCTCTTGATCAAGCAAAAACCATAATTGGCTGTGAAGAATGGTGCGCCTTCCCGGAGTTGATGATTCCTGCGCTCAAAGCCCGCATTGACTCGGGAGCCAAGACCTCTTCCATCCATGCTTTTAACATTCAACCCTTTAAGAGGCATGGGCAATCCTGGGTAAGCTTTGAGGTCCACCCTATCCAGAATAACCGCCGTATTGTTATCCGCTGCGAAAGGCCGGTGGTTGATCGCCGCTCGGTCAAGAGCTCCAGCGGACTTGCGGAGACACGCTATGTTATTGCGGCCACCATGAAGCTGGGAGAGGAGGTCTGGGAGATCGAGCTGACTCTTGCTAACCGCGACTCTATGGGCTATCGCATGCTGCTGGGGCGGGAGGCTATGGGCAAACGCCTTATCATTGATCCATCGCAACGCTTCTGCCTGGGAAGAATTTCACCCAAGCGCGTCCTTGCCTTGTACGAGAAGGCAGAACCCAAGAAAAGCGGCCTCAAGATCGCCTTAGTGGCAAGCAATATTGATCTGTACAGCAACCAGCGCATCCTGGAGGCCGGGGAAGAACGCGGGCACGAGATGGAGTTTCTCGATATCAAGCAATGCTATATGAAGCTTGATGCCAAGGAGCCGGAAGTGCATTATCGAGGCGGCAAATCGCTCAACGATCTTGATGCCGTGGTCACCAGGATTAAACCCAGCATGACCTTTTACGGTTGTGCGCTGGCCCGCCAGTTCGAGAGCATGCAGGTCTACACGGTCAACTCCTCAGACTCCATTGCCCAATCCCGGGACAAACTCTTTTCCCTCCAGCTGATGCTGAAAAGCGGTGTCGATATTCCAACCACGGGCTTTGCCAACTCGCCCATGGACACCAAGGATCTTATCGAGATGGTGGGCGGCGCGCCACTGATCGTCAAACTTCTGGAAGGAACCCAAGGGCGTGGAGTGGTGCTGGCCGAGACCAGGAAGGCTGCGGAAAGTGTCATCAATGCCTTTAAGGCACTGCGCGCCAACCTCTTGGTGCAGGAATTTATTAAAGAAGCAGGAGGCAAAGACCTGCGCTGCTTTGTCATTGATGGCAAGGTGGTGGCTTCAATACAGCGTACTGCCGCACCAGGAGAATTCCGGGCCAATCTCCATCAAGGAGGATCTGCCAACGTTGTGAAGATTACCCCGGCAGAACGGAAGCTGGCTGTTACCGCAGCCAAGGTACTTGGTCTCACCTTTGCAGGTGTGGATATCATCCGCTCTGAGAACGGGCCGCTCCTTCTGGAGGTAAACTCCTCACCTGGCCTGGAAGGAATAGAGACCGCCACAGGCAAGGATGTTGCTGGAATGATGATCGCCTCTATAGAAAAGAAGCTGGGATGGAAGCGGGAGTTAGCAACAGCAACAGCAACAGCAGCGACTCCTCCTGCACCTCCTCCTCCTACCGATGAAGCATGA